The DNA segment AATTGCTCGATAACACCAAGCACACTGGCTATGCCCTGCTCAAGATCAGCAGGCATACCTTCCGGGGGCAGCGCCGCTTCCAATAGAGAAACATCAATACCACTTTCTTTGGCCAACCGACACAATTTTTCATGCATTTGCTCATCCATGGCTCACTCCACCACCGGAAATCCGTCAAAGACTTCTCTGGATGCGAGCCATTTCTCCGGTACAGACGGTGTCTGCAGGTGCATTCTGGCCGCTGTCCCGACTCGCGAGGCTCTGCTCTGGGCCACAATGGACCATGCATTTCCCCCATGAGAACGCCCTGACAGATTGAGGACTTCCGCCTCTCGGGAGGGAGCGATAGCCAAAACAGTGAATCCACGAGTTGACTGGCCATCAGCCTCGGCACTGGTAAAAACCATCATCGAATATTGATACCCCGTGGTCTTGTTCTCCCATTGGACCGGAACTCGTGGCGACACGGTATTCAGGGCATGGCCGATCCGCCAGATATCGGCAGAGTCCAGATAACTCCCCACATATTGCTGCCCGGATGAAAAGCCCCATAAGGGCAACGTCTTTCCCTGGCAGCCGAGACAGAAAAGGAGCATGCTCGCCAGCAGAAAAATCGATACTACGCCCATAATTTTTGACCGACACTGTTTCATGGCAGAACCATAGAGAACAATCGAATCCGGCGCAACGAAAGAGAGACTACCAACAAAGAAGAAAGCCCCGCTCCCTTGAAAGGAACGGGGCCGCAAAAGGTGTGATTAACCGGTTAGAAATCATAACCAAAGGTATCGACAACCCCTTTGGTACGAAGCTTGGAGGCTGTCATCATCACTTCCAGATCCTTAGCATACTGCTCCAGATCAAGGTGCACACGAGCCACCCCCGTCTCCATGGCAGCTTTGGCAACAGCCGGGGCCAACCGTGTCAGGACACGTGGATCAAGAGGTTTGGGGATGATATAATCAATGCCGTATTCAAGCGCATCCACCCCATACGCATCGCAGACTTCCTGGGACACAGGCTCTTTGGCCAAATCGGCCAGAGCCTTGGAGCAAGCGATTTTCATTTCCTCATTGATCGCGGAAGCCCTGCAATCCAGCGCCCCACGAAAGATGAAAGGAAAACCAAGGACATTATTGACCTGATTGGGATAATCGGAACGCCCGGTTCCCATGACAATATCGGGCCGCACTGCCTTAACGTCTTCATATGCAATTTCAGGATCAGGATTGGCGCAGGCAAAGATAATGGCGTTTTCGGCCATGGTCTTGACCATCTCCTGATTGATGGCATCCTTGACCGAAAGCCCAAGAAACATGTCCGTCCCGACCATGACATCAGCCAGCGAGCCGTAATCCTTGTCCTGGGCAAAAGCCTTCTTGAATTCATTCAGCCCTTCCCGTCCGACATGAATCAGCCCACGGGAATCGAACATGAAGATGTTCTGCCGCTTGACTCCCATGGAGACATAAAATTCGGAACAGGCAATGGCAGAAGCTCCGGCTCCGGAAACAACAACCTTGATATCCGTGATATCCTTGCCCGCAATTTCCAACGCATTGAGGATACCGGCCCCGGAAATGATGGCTGTACCGTGTTGGTCATCATGAAAAACCGGAATATTCATTTCCTCTATGAGACGCTGTTCGATCTCAAAGCACTCCGGGGATTTGATATCTTCAAGGTTGATGCCACCGAAGGTCGGTTCAAGCATCTTGCAAAAAGAAACAATCTCATCCGGGGTCGTGGCATTGATGTTCAGATCGTAGACATCAATATCGGAAAAGATCTTGAAGAGAACACCCTTGCCTTCCATGACGGGTTTTCCGCCCTCCGGCCCGATATTCCCCAAACCCAGCACAGCGGTGCCATTGGAAACCACGGCAACCAGGTTTCCTTTATTCGTGTATTCGTACACCTTGTCGGTATCAGCAGCTATTTCTCGGCAGGCTTCGGCAACGCCGGGGCTGTAGGCCATGGACAGATGCTTCTGGTTATCGCACGGCTTGACGGAGATGACCTCCAACTTTCCCTTGCGCTTGTCGGAATGGTATCGCAATGCCTCTTCTTTGGTGAACAGTGCCATATGTCAGGCCTCCTTGAAATTCTGTTCTAAAAATGGACCGCAACAGTCTGAATCACTTTGGTAAGGGGGAATTTCAAGTGGCGTCAAGCACATTTTCTCCTTGAACACCAAGCATTTCCATTACTCAAGAATCGACAATGGCATCATGCTGGTTGAGCGTCCAATCAAATCAGTATGTTGGGGAACTCTTCGCCAAAAACATCTGAATATCAGGGAGGATACCCTCCTCACTCATTTGGGAAGAGGAATAATATTTGACGGGACGTGAATCCCCTTGTCACGCCAAAAACGATATGCTCCTCGATGCAATGGAATGGCAACCCCATTCAAGCCATTTGCGAGGCCCATGTCCCGTGCCGCACGGTGCGTTCCCGCGAGTTTCCCAAGCCCTTCGGCAGAATAGATGGCGCTGAGGCTGTCATAGACAGTCTGCTCCGAAAGAGCACTGCTCGCACACCACAGAGCTGCATCCTGAAATGTTGCTACGGGGTGTGTCTGACCCTCATATGTTCCTGCCGGAATGACAGTTTTGGTATAAAACGGATAGGTATCGTAAAACTCAGAAACCACAGCAGCGTCATCAAGGTTCAAGAGAGCGATATGAAGTGATGAAGCAGCCTGCATGACAGAAGCATTCGGAGGCCCCACCAACACCCAGAAAGCATCAATACGCCCCGCTATGAACTCCTCTGCCGCCTTGGAATAGCCAAGGTTCACCGGAATGATATCGTCCCACAACTGGAGGTGCCTGAAGAATCGTTCGGCGGAAAAAGCCGCACCGGAACCGGGATTGCCAATAGCAACTTTCCTGCCCACCAGTTCCTGAGGTGAATGGATACCGCTTTCCCGACGAACGACAAGCTGTGCCGGTGCGTTGTAGAGGTAGGAAAGGCTCCGCACAGTATCATAATAAATTGGATCCCCCGGCAGCTTGCCATTCCTCCCGAGAAAGGCATCCCCGGCATAGACGATCGCCATATCCGCCCCATGCTTGTGCAGCGTACGCACGTTTTCTCCAGACCCTCCGGACCCTTTGGCGACAAGATCAAATCCGTTTTGGCCCTGAGCCACAATACGAGCAATCTTGTTCGCAAAAAAATTGAACGTCCCCCCTGTTGGCCCGCCGCAAAATATGACCATGGACTGATGCCCACCGCCCGAACCGGATCTTGATTGCTGATCAGGCTCTGAGGTGCATCCACAGAGGAATGCGACCATCGCCCCAATGACCAAAACAGAATTGAATCGCTTCATCATCTCTCCAGAACAAAAGACCACAGATTTTCTTCATCCTGCACGACGCATACTGAGATTCCCATGATAATATGTCTCACTATCCACCGATAACCGCAGAAGTCCCCATGATCAGAATTACCCTTTGCGGTTCTTGTCAATATACGTATTATTCTTCATGGACAGATGAAAATTCGGGGGGATTCTCATGACAAAACAGTTCGCATTCATTCTTGTGCTGTGGGCGCTTCTCTGTGGCGCTCCCAGTGCTTGGGCGGGCGAAACCATTACACTCACGACAGGAGAGTGGCCCCCTTATTTTTCCAAGGAATTTCTCCACGGCGGATTCGTGACGCGGGTTGTAACGGAATCCTTTGCCTTGGCCAATATGGAAGCCCGATACGAATATCTGCCCTGGAAGCGTGGTTTTGAAGCAGCCAGACTGGGACAGTATGCCGGGGCCATGGGATGGATCAAGACGCCGGACCGGGAAAGGGACTTCCTCTTCAGTGACCCAATACTGACTTATAAGGCGGTCTTCTTTCACAGAATGGGCAAACAGTTTCACTGGGAAGGACTCGGGGATGTCGGCCACATGACCGTCGGGGTCACTTTGGGGTATACCTATGCAAACATGCTCAAAGCCACTCTCGAAGCCAGGGGAGGCTCCCTCGCCACCGCCCCCACCGACCTGATCAATTTCCAGAAACTGGCCGCAGGCAGAATAGACGTTTTCCCCTGTGCCCTCGCCGTCGGCAATTATCTCCTCAAGACTCGCTTTCCGCCGGAGACAAGAGCGACCATCCACTCCCAT comes from the Pseudodesulfovibrio piezophilus C1TLV30 genome and includes:
- a CDS encoding malic enzyme-like NAD(P)-binding protein, whose amino-acid sequence is MALFTKEEALRYHSDKRKGKLEVISVKPCDNQKHLSMAYSPGVAEACREIAADTDKVYEYTNKGNLVAVVSNGTAVLGLGNIGPEGGKPVMEGKGVLFKIFSDIDVYDLNINATTPDEIVSFCKMLEPTFGGINLEDIKSPECFEIEQRLIEEMNIPVFHDDQHGTAIISGAGILNALEIAGKDITDIKVVVSGAGASAIACSEFYVSMGVKRQNIFMFDSRGLIHVGREGLNEFKKAFAQDKDYGSLADVMVGTDMFLGLSVKDAINQEMVKTMAENAIIFACANPDPEIAYEDVKAVRPDIVMGTGRSDYPNQVNNVLGFPFIFRGALDCRASAINEEMKIACSKALADLAKEPVSQEVCDAYGVDALEYGIDYIIPKPLDPRVLTRLAPAVAKAAMETGVARVHLDLEQYAKDLEVMMTASKLRTKGVVDTFGYDF
- a CDS encoding TAXI family TRAP transporter solute-binding subunit, which codes for MKRFNSVLVIGAMVAFLCGCTSEPDQQSRSGSGGGHQSMVIFCGGPTGGTFNFFANKIARIVAQGQNGFDLVAKGSGGSGENVRTLHKHGADMAIVYAGDAFLGRNGKLPGDPIYYDTVRSLSYLYNAPAQLVVRRESGIHSPQELVGRKVAIGNPGSGAAFSAERFFRHLQLWDDIIPVNLGYSKAAEEFIAGRIDAFWVLVGPPNASVMQAASSLHIALLNLDDAAVVSEFYDTYPFYTKTVIPAGTYEGQTHPVATFQDAALWCASSALSEQTVYDSLSAIYSAEGLGKLAGTHRAARDMGLANGLNGVAIPLHRGAYRFWRDKGIHVPSNIIPLPK
- a CDS encoding substrate-binding periplasmic protein, which encodes MTKQFAFILVLWALLCGAPSAWAGETITLTTGEWPPYFSKEFLHGGFVTRVVTESFALANMEARYEYLPWKRGFEAARLGQYAGAMGWIKTPDRERDFLFSDPILTYKAVFFHRMGKQFHWEGLGDVGHMTVGVTLGYTYANMLKATLEARGGSLATAPTDLINFQKLAAGRIDVFPCALAVGNYLLKTRFPPETRATIHSHPRPLHEGKLYLLISKKYPDGKAIIARFNTGLRRLRASGLYRQYENESSAGEYIPKQ